The Calliphora vicina chromosome 3, idCalVici1.1, whole genome shotgun sequence genome contains a region encoding:
- the LOC135955873 gene encoding uncharacterized protein LOC135955873, with the protein MKFLILALIVCVAIIAIVSAVPIEEAIPQGIEGAASETVNPSDDQSFLLKLKLLKKLLFLG; encoded by the exons atgaaattctTAATCTTG GCTCTCATTGTTTGCGTAGCTATCATCGCTATTGTCAGTGCGGTTCCCATTGAAGAAGCCATTCCCCAGGGCATTGAAGGTGCTGCCTCCGAAACTGTCAACCCCTCCGACGATCAATCATTCTTGCtgaaattgaaattgttaaagAAACTCTTGTTCCTCGGTTAA
- the LOC135955223 gene encoding uncharacterized protein LOC135955223 — translation MKFLILALIVCVAIIAIVSAVPIEEAIPQGIEGAASETVNPSDDQSFLLKLKLLKKLLFLG, via the exons atgaaattctTAATCTTG GCTCTCATTGTTTGCGTAGCTATCATCGCTATTGTCAGTGCTGTTCCCATTGAAGAAGCCATTCCCCAGGGCATTGAAGGTGCTGCCTCCGAAACTGTCAACCCCTCCGACGATCAATCATTCTTGCTGAAATTGAAATTGTTGAAGAAACTCTTGTTCCTCGGTTAA
- the Yod1 gene encoding ubiquitin thioesterase Otu1 — MTGTFSVKLKSKNGQFIVKDLSNKTTVADLKQRVAQATQIREPQLHILMGFPPRPLDLAHNSQQRTLEGCGISSGETLIVEEKPESEVVVDATLEDDEALARRLQAEEEEQQLREVVAAATVANTNTSEIPDVDLSLPGSSGNFNGILLKKVVPADNSCLFTSVRFVLNGKVDNEGSEMMRHIIAQEVATNLQEYNDAVLGKSNAEYCAWIQKPDSWGGAIEVAILSSYYGIEIDVVDIQNAIINRFGEDKNYGLRVFLLFDGIHYDPLYMETDGGGAPATIFPVEEMGVYQQAEQLAKEAKSSRQFTNVDKFSLRCLQCDVMLVGQLQATQHAKATGHANFGEI; from the exons ATGACGGGTACATTTAGCGTGAAGTTAAAATCGAAAAATGGTCAATTCATTGTTAAGGatttatcaaacaaaacaaCGGTAGCTGATCTCAAACAACGTGTGGCGCAAGCAACGCAAATAAGAGAACCTCAACTGCACATACTGATGGGGTTTCCACCAAGACCCCTGGATTTGGCGCACAATAGCCAGCAGCGTACGCTTGAGGGCTGTGGTATATCGAGTGGCGAGACATTGATTGTTGAAGAAAAACCTGAATCGGAAGTTGTTGTAGATGCCACTCTGGAGGATGATGAAGCTTTAGCCAGACGTTTACAGGCCGAGGAGGAGGAGCAACAGTTACGGGAAGTAGTGGCTGCAGCAACCGTCGCCAATACTAATACTAGTGAAATACCTGATGTGGATTTGTCGCTTCCCGGTTCAAGTGGCAACTTTAATGGTATACTCTTGAAGAAAGTGGTACCTGCCGACAATTCCTGCTTATTCACCAGTGTGCGTTTCGTACTCAACGGCAAGGTAGACAATGAGGGCAGTGAAATGATGCGTCATATAATTGCCCAAGAGGTGGCGACCAACCTTCAAGAAtataatgatgcagttttgggTAAATCAAATGCGGAGTATTGTGCATGGATACAAAAACCCGATTCATGGGGTGGTGCTATCGAGGTGGCCATACTTTCTAGTTACTATGGCATTGAAATTGATGTCGTTGATATTCAAAATGCAATTATTAATCGTTTTGGTGAAGATAAAAATTACGGTCTAAGAGTTTTTCTACTATTCGATGGCATTCACTACGATCCATTATATATGGAAACTGATGgt GGCGGTGCACCGGCTACTATCTTCCCCGTTGAGGAAATGGGTGTCTATCAGCAGGCTGAACAATTGGCCAAAGAAGCCAAATCATCACGTCAATTTACCAATGTCGATAAATTCTCTTTACGCTGTTTGCAGTGCGACGTTATGCTTGTCGGGCAATTGCAGGCCACCCAACATGCTAAAGCTACCGGACATGCAAATTTTGGGGAAATTTAA
- the LOC135954184 gene encoding protein Asterix, which produces MNSSVDPRRKEKINRYKPPQNQGQNGSGANNDDLTPDYMNILGMIFSMCGLMMKLKWCAWFALYCSCISFASSRVSDDAKQVLSSFMLSVSAVVMSYLQNPAPMTPPWVTTS; this is translated from the exons atgaattcctCTGTAGATCCCCGAcgcaaagaaaaaattaatcgcTATAAGCCACCACAAAATCAAGGACAAAATGGCAGTGGCGCTAACAATGATGATTTAACACCCGACTACATGAATATTTTAG GCATGATCTTCTCTATGTGTGGATTAATGATGAAATTGAAGTGGTGTGCTTGGTTTGCTTTGTACTGTTCCTGTATAAGTTTTGCCAGTTCTCGTGTCAGTGATGATGCCAAGCAG GTCTTATCATCTTTCATGTTAAGTGTAAGTGCTGTGGTCATGTCATATTTACAAAATCCCGCCCCTATGACACCACCATGGGTAACAACTTCATAG
- the LOC135955373 gene encoding uncharacterized protein LOC135955373: MSQKRNKNNGKWPTTADLENAFIKMENNLENMNKTFVNKMLKTLNSIMVAVQHNESGVFNVILKWFRLYLNVHISINPDNKKLLKYYESSVPTIITYIIGCLQYKTKELPNYHYNLLEILEELLENVPPKILNEITKFEIGTIGCLWNPIDIAGDFNTQSKALKILSILLKQFDDVRQNEELKCIKWTNLNLFQDKLKTVVQESKLSYIQENSTRELLNNYNMNLSKKIMVYSFCCTSAVMDNKYTFYKPLNLQQFWIDINYSPKTLSYKARFKLNSKSKYENINVILKVQMMKLENNIFLVYFKAPGEFSNYSNYFSNVTNNVIQFTLTNEEVQRLHHNNYIMEYFNSLNESANEKPIKTYREDRNIFDSLKNEMSTNLREISN; encoded by the exons ATGTCTCAAAAGCGAAACAAGAATAACGGTAAATGGCCAACTACTGCTGACCTTGAAAATGCCttcattaaaatggaaaataatttagaaaatatg AATAAAACGtttgtaaacaaaatgttaaagacATTAAACTCTATAATGGTAGCTGTTCAACACAATGAATCTGGCGTTTTTAATGTGATTCTAAAATGGTTTCGTTTATATTTG AATGTTCACATCTCAATTAATCCcgataataaaaaattactaaaatattacGAAAGCTCCGTTCCCACAATCATAACATACATAATAGGATGTTTACAATATAAAACCAAAGAGCTGCCCAATTATCACTACAATTTATTAGAGATATTGGAAGAACTTTTGGAAAATGTGCCGCCCAagatattaaatgaaattacaaaattcgaaattggaACCAT AGGTTGCTTATGGAATCCCATAGATATAGCTGGAGACTTTAATACTCAATCAAAGGCTTTGAAAATACTAtcgatattattaaaacaatttgatgATGTAAGACAAAACGAAGAacttaaatgtattaaatggacaaatttaaatttatttcaagataaattaaaaacagtTGTTCAAGAATCGAAATTATCTTATATTCAAGAAAat tCAACCCGCGAGTtactaaataattataatatgaatttatCAAAGAAGATTATGGTGTATTCATTTTGTTGCACATCGGCAGTAATGGacaataaatatacattttataaacccttg AATCTTCAACAATTTTGGATTGATATAAACTACAGCCCGAAAACATTGTCTTACAAGGCTcgttttaaattgaattcgaaatctaaatatgaaaatattaacgTCATTCTAAAGGTTCAAATGATGAAACT ggaaaacaatatttttttagtttatttcaaAGCCCCAGgtgaattttccaattattcaaactatttttcaaatgttacaaataatgtAATACAATTTACATTAACAAATGAGGAGGTTCAACGTTTACACCATAATAATTATATAATGGAGTACTTTAACAGTTTGAATGAATCAGCCAATGAAAAACCTATTAAAACATATAGGGAAGATCGAAATATATTTgattcattgaaaaatgaaatgtCTACAAATTTGCGAG aaatttccaattga
- the LOC135955175 gene encoding putative uncharacterized protein DDB_G0282133 — protein sequence MPSCNRGSNLFKKSYNFLIDSTPEQNINPEHTTTSLKSLVESPKSSRNASNEIKKHPIRKLRNKKKFFTSLIMDDTDDEIINKTAQRKKTRKPRQTKSRYKQVCKVTPTVDLTKIENMESIKQNIIVNTIHKDEIPKKCSPLITTQDCAEVLKQVADIYDVGDTTYAKPCQSYRNFKTQPNPVSQITNGKGSTKARNRKKKVDKIDSESSVEKIRKLTNSYAGENKENINPQNLATDSKIPLLAKPKSIISPHLFETQCSDETPPTKKLTSTTKSDQNLGVADKIDEIDLTLDEQIQNNDINNENVSSCDSIECEEVRGINENSIKDLTYICTPTKSILYNSSEVNTPRPSCMNISDLNDSDMEITQVANNHNFIMDRLTENNHHEQNVIQQTNDLDMDVTHIFNANQNNIMDRKKAANQQTDYENMDVLIYLEQILNDFEYNSDDTFDSNHKTQTNVNIMAKRAITNGSADRDYYRDCVIFQKRIDEAEDSVSSENDGNFNESTQCQKNSKRNSNHNFAYTGLQNKPLYLNQNLCKQNATWTTSDKTNNISTNLTTTMTTKCQVTPTAIIMHQIQVSAKKSVIPRNKKPRKTIKANKSLNGYFQMNSNKELIKLQKEAVELQNSNNSHERSSANLLALKDHKASSYNTKTKPTNLPIALHHQLSKLMNGNVTFNSTINVNNLYETPSTSPPTQTHYNEDYEKNSEQRSSPYSSNTTDDSNDILYNFIKPPLENAENSFKSDVLQILNDFNTNMQLRLNNAHHLCLKNATALYNQKICEIAQGVLKKSEEQRIELDEIRSNIGRLVRDLEGQYDKFINKSKQFDVHKEITERVLESITNADIPNLITNDHEELIKQLNIEQNKLVQKVWQTYVEKHKN from the exons atgcCAAGCTGTAACAGAGGCTCAAATctctttaaaaaatcatataattttcttattgaCTCAACGCCGGAACAAAATATCAACCCTGAACATACAACAACTTCTTTAAAAAGCCTAGTTGAATCTCCTAAATCTTCTAGAAATGCttcaaatgaaatcaaaaaacatCCAATTAGGAAATTGCGTAACAAAAAGAAATTCTTTACTTCATTGATAATGGACGACACCGATGAcgaaatcataaataaaacggcacaaagaaaaaaaactagaaaGCCTAG ACAAACTAAATCACGCTACAAACAAGTCTGTAAAGTAACGCCCACAGTAGATTTGACCAAAATAGAAAACATGGAGTCTATAAAGCAGAATATTATTGTAAATACAATACACAAAGATGAGATACCAAAAAAGTGTTCACCACTTATCACTACTCAAGACTGTGCAGAAGTATTGAAACAGGTTGCCGATATTTATGATGTTGGTGATACCACATATGCGAAGCCTTGTCAATCCTATCGTAATTTTAAAACTCAGCCAAATCCCGTTTCACAAATAACTAATGGGAAAGGCAGTACGAAAGCCAGAAACCGCAAGAAAAAAGTGGACAAAATTGATAGTGAGTCGAGTGTTgagaaaataagaaaactaaCAAATAGTTATGCTggggaaaataaagaaaat ATTAATCCTCAAAATCTTGCTACAGATTCTAAAATTCCGCTATTAGCAAAACCCAAAAGTATTATATCACCA CATCTCTTCGAAACACAGTGTAGTGATGAAACGCCTCCAACCAAAAAATTAACATCAACCACAAAATCTGATCAAAATTTAGGCGTTGCAGACAAAATAGATGAAATTGACTTAACACTAGATGAACAAATCCAAAATAATGAcattaataatgaaaatgtatCGAGTTGTGACTCTATAGAATGCGAAGAAGTTCGTGGTATAAACGAAAATTCTATAAAGGATTTAACATATATTTGTACACCTACCAAATCTATACTGTACAATAGCAGTGAAGTGAATACACCTAGACCAAGTTGTATGAATATATCGGATTTAAATGATTCAGACATGGAAATAACACAAGTTGCTAATAATCATAATTTTATAATGGACCGGCTAACTGAAAACAATCATCATGAACAAAATGTTATACAACAAACTAATGATTTGGATATGGATGTAACACATATTTTTAATGCTAATCAAAATAATATAATGGATCGAAAAAAGGCAGCTAATCAACAAACAGATTATGAAAATATGGACGTACTAATTTAtctagaacaaattttaaatgattttgaatataattcaGATGACACATTTGATTCGAATCATAAAACACAAACTAATGTCAATATAATGGCTAAACGGGCGATTACTAATGGCTCTGCAGATCGTGATTATTATAGGGATTgtgttatttttcaaaaacgtatAGATGAGGCTGAAGACTCTGTTAGCTCTGAAAATGATGGTAATTTCAATGAATCTACTCAATGCCAAAAGAATTCTAAAAGAAATTCTAATCACAATTTCGCATACACCGGCTTGCAAAACAAGCCGTTATATTTAAATCAGAATTTATGCAAGCAAAATGCTACATGGACTACATCAG ATAAAACAAATAACATTTCAACGAATCTAACTACAACAATGACTACCAAATGCCAAGTAACACCCACAGCAATCATTATGCATCAAATTCAAGTTAGTGCCAAAAAATCCGTTATACCTAGAAACAAAAAACCAAGGAAGACTATAAAAGCCAACAAAAGTTTAAATGGCTACTTTCAAATGAATTCCAATAAGGAATTAATCAAATTGCAAAAAGAAGCTGTAGAGttgcaaaattcaaataactccCACGAAAGATCTTCAGCTAATTTATTGGCATTAAAAGACCATAAAGCTTCAAGCTATAATACAAAAACCAAACCAACTAATTTACCGATTGCTTTGCATCATCAACTTTCAAAACTTATGAATGGAAATGTCACATTTAATTCTACTATAAATGTTAATAATCTATATGAAACTCCGTCCACCAGTCCACCAACTCAAACGCACTATAATGAAGATTATGAAAAGAATTCTGAGCAACGATCAAGTCCATACTCTTCAAATACGACTGACGATAGCAATGACAtactatataattttataaaaccgCCGTTAGAAAATGCTGAAAATTCGTTTAAAAGTG ATGTATTACAAATTCTCAATGATTTTAACACAAACATGCAATTACGTTTAAATAATGCTCACCACTTGTGTTTAAAAAATGCAACGGCTCTatataaccaaaaaatttgtgaaattgcACAAGGAGTATTAAAAAAATCCGAAGAACAAAGAATCGAACTTGATGAAATTCGTTCCAATATTGGTCGATTGGTACGGGATTTAGAAGGGCaatatgataaatttataaataaatccaaGCAGTTTGATGT tcacAAGGAAATAACAGAACGTGTATTGGAAAGCATAACGAATGCagatataccaaatttgataacAAATGATCATGAGGAATTAATAAAACAgttaaatattgaacaaaataaattagttcAAAAAGTGTGGCAAACATatgtagaaaaacataaaaattag
- the LOC135954576 gene encoding pentatricopeptide repeat-containing protein 1, mitochondrial: MFTRIWACRNLCKISKHILVTQQFAAFSKYSIIQTPRYLHVKTYDKDAGLEKQRAANKISHTDEQEIEGDESVLPKIRRRKHNINREETKLKPDSLESKEVKKPIELGISQERVVGDKTKEDPDVFGNAPKEAMVEDEGDLQEEEYISRPTRSSKKLRTKEYAMMIKDHFNNHRVKEALEVLEVRMLKEDRVKPENYIYNLVISGCAKAGYTRNAFNLFTKMRQRGLKVKQSTYTSLFNACANAPSRQDGLTRAIRLRESLLESGYEFNVKNYNAMIKTFGRWGDVKTAYILADEMRDKNLQMTGETFNFLLQACASDEKHGFRHCLLTWHKMLQKHIEPDYYSFNAVLRCVRDCGFGDLDAMENVLQQILSETPAKQITAKSTITEISNSGIESISPTTTNDDNIANSMAVNMSNSDSALQIQSEATSLELPNLLAAQPHLGSMVSLSEVQKPHERFLLLGGLTGFLELMKSNNITPDIETFTTMLEVIPPTNTAEKQLLTYIRKIGLKADIDFFNILIKKRAMRFNYEGGKEVLSMIRTAGLYPDIVTYGVLALGCTTVESSRELLEQMRHSGIRMNIQILGAMLRQGCAQKAFPYICEIMQISLDENVKPNEIFIRHLHNFHLQCARAIDARHPTTKTKVFKKEHKQFCDKYRLYLEEHSIDGLKLEDAIKKIKERPYDHYKEDDVEGMEPLKNEKLAKKNKLRKYIKKIKIENLNGDEVSQPDTKLLDNYEEKANNKVDYSQKIINKKDVKYQPTKKTNLNNPFKGDELSQPDTKLLDNYEEKVDNEVESSPKVINKKDVENQPTKKTNLNNPFRIA; the protein is encoded by the exons atgtttactagAATATGGGCATGtagaaatttgtgtaaaatatcAAAACACATTTTAGTGACGCAACAATTTGCGGCCTTCTCTAAATATTCCATAATTCAGACACCACGATACCTACATGTAAAAACTTACGATAAAGATGCCGGCCTAGAAAAACAAAGGGCtgcaaataaaatttcccatacaGACGAACAGGAAATTGAAGGTGACGAATCAGTGTTACCTAAGATAAGGAGACGGAAACATAATATAAATAGAGAAGAAACAAAGTTAAAGCCAGATTCTTTAGAATCAAAAGAAGTGAAGAAACCAATTGAATTGGGAATTTCACAGGAAAGAGTTGTAGGTGACAAAACTAAAGAAGACCCTGATGTATTTGGTAATGCTCCCAAAGAAGCCATGGTGGAAGATGAag gagaCCTACAAGAAGAAGAATACATCAGTCGACCAACACGTAGTTCCAAAAAACTACGAACAAAAGAATATGCCATGATGATAAAAGATCACTTTAATAATCATCGAGTGAAAGAGGCTCTGGAAGTCTTGGAAGTACGCATGTTGAAAGAAGACCGTGTTAAACCAGAAAACTACATCTACAATTTAGTGATCAGTGGTTGTGCCAAGGCTGGTTATACCCGTAatgcatttaatttatttacaaaaatgcgTCAACGTGGTCTAAAAGTTAAACAAAGTACTTATACATCACTTTTTAATGCCTGCGCTAATGCGCCGAGTCGTCAAGATGGTCTAACAAGAGCCATACGTTTGAGAGAATCGCTGCTGGAAAGTGGTTATGAGTTTAATGTGAAGAATTATAATGCCATGATTAAAACATTTGGACGTTGGGGAGATGTTAAGACTGCCTATATCTTAGCTGATGAAATGAGGGATAAGAATTTGCAAATGACTGGAGAAACTTTTAATTTCCTATTGCAGGCCTGTGCTAGTgatgaaaaacatggatttag ACATTGCCTATTAACTTGGcataaaatgttacaaaaacaCATAGAACCCGATTATTATTCATTCAATGCAGTCTTGAGATGTGTACGTGATTGTGGTTTTGGTGATTTAGACGCAATGGAAAATGTTTTACAGCAAATCCTCAGTGAAACACCTGCTAAACAAATTACAGCTAAATCAACAATTACTGAAATCTCCAACAGTGGTATTGAAAGTATTTCGCCTACAACTACAAATGATGATAACATTGCTAATAGTATGGCAGTAAATATGTCTAACAGTGACAGTGCATTACAGATTCAAAGTGAAGCTACCAGCCTGGAATTACCAAATTTACTAGCCGCTCAACCTCACTTGGGAAGTATGGTGTCATTGAGTGAAGTACAAAAACCACATGAAAGATTTCTATTGCTGGGAGGTCTGACCGGGTTCTTGGAACTCATGAAATCGAACAATATTACACCAGATATAGAAACATTTACCACAATGTTGGAGGTAATCCCACCCACAAATACAGCGGAGAAACAACTTTTAACGTACATACGCAAAATAGGCCTCAAAGCGGATATCGACTTTTTCAATATCCTAATTAAGAAAAGAGCCATGCGTTTTAATTACGAAGGTGGTAAAGAAGTTTTATCCATGATACGCACAGCTGGTCTCTACCCAGATATAGTAACATATGGCGTTTTAGCTTTGGGTTGTACAACAGTTGAAAGTTCTAGAGAATTATTGGAGCAAATGCGTCACAGTGGTATACG aATGAATATTCAGATTTTGGGTGCTATGCTACGACAAGGCTGTGCTCAAAAAgcttttccatacatttgcgaAATTATGCAAATTAGTTTGGATGAAAACGTCAAGCCCAACGAAATATTCATCAGacatttacacaattttcatcTACAATGTGCCCGAGCAATAGATGCCAGA CACCCGACAACTAAAACCAAAGTTTTCAAAAAGGAACACAAGCAATTTTGTGATAAATATAGACTGTATCTGGAAGAACACTCCATAGACGGTCTGAAATTAGAAGatgctattaaaaaaattaaagagcgTCCATATGACCATTATAAGGAGGACGATGTAGAAGGCATGGAACCCCTGAAAAACGAAAAACTAGCCAAGAAAAATAAACTAcgtaaatatataaagaaaataaagatcGAAAATCTTAATGGTGACGAGGTGTCACAGCCAGATACAAAACTGCTTGATAACTACGAGGAGAAAGCTAATAACAAAGTtgattattcacaaaaaatcatCAACAAAAAAGACGTTAAATATCAACCTACgaaaaaaacaaatctaaataATCCTTTTAAAGGTGATGAGCTGTCACAGCCGGATACAAAACTGCTTGATAACTACGAGGAGAAAGTTGATAATGAAGTTGAGTCTTCTCCGAAAGTCATCAACAAAAAAGACGTTGAAAATCAGCCTACgaaaaaaacaaatctaaataATCCTTTTAGGATAGCTTAA
- the Prpk gene encoding EKC/KEOPS complex subunit TP53RK has translation MPAEEIIKQGAEGRLYLGEYKGEKCLIKERFVKTYRHHELDNQITRQRMKAETKAAGRCQNAGILAPRMLHMDLNERKIYMQYFDKAITAKEYIQRTVASEEDKAEEVLKSLCADIGSTIGKMHANNIIHGDLTTSNILINPKCEDDFTEFEVVFIDFGLSHYNQGAEDKGVDLYVLERALLSTHSEQPYMFEYMLQAYRKECGKDEESVVAKFEEVRARGRKRTMIG, from the coding sequence ATGCCGGCGGAGGAAATCATAAAACAAGGAGCTGAAGGTCGTTTGTATTTAGGAGAATACAAAGGtgaaaaatgtctgataaaaGAAAGATTTGTAAAAACATATCGCCATCACGAATTGGACAATCAAATCACCAGACAGCGCATGAAGGCTGAAACAAAAGCAGCGGGACGTTGTCAAAATGCTGGTATACTTGCACCCAGAATGCTTCATATGGATTTAAATGAACGTAAAATTTACATGCAATATTTCGATAAAGCAATAACCGCAAAGGAATACATACAGAGAACGGTGGCTAGTGAAGAGGATAAGGCTGAAGAAGTTCTTAAATCATTATGTGCAGACATAGGTAGCACTATTGGAAAAATGCATGCAAATAATATAATCCATGGTGATCTGACTACATCAAATATTCTGATAAATCCTAAATGCGAAGATGATTTTACGGAATTCGAAGTTGTGTTCATAGATTTTGGTTTGAGCCACTATAATCAAGGTGCAGAAGATAAAGGAGTGGATTTATATGTGCTCGAGCGTGCCCTACTAAGTACTCACAGTGAGCAACCTTATATGTTCGAGTACATGTTACAAGCCTATCGCAAAGAATGCGGTAAAGATGAGGAATCGGTGGTGGCTAAATTCGAAGAAGTCAGAGCAAGAGGACGTAAAAGGACAATGATTGGTTAA
- the CHMP2B gene encoding charged multivesicular body protein 2b, which produces MFNNLFGKAPSLKEQQRENDKSLRKASRDIERERRKLEEEEKKLQMEIKKNAAQGNNDVCRILAKQLVEIRKQKARTFAANSKITSIGYQNKNIGTNVALSNAMSTSAKTMADMNKIMKPESIAANVRDFQQANMKMEMTDEMINDTLDDMLADSDDEDETNAVVNKVLDEIGIEISGQMSKIPSTASGDLEDKRTDKDIAAQLAKLRST; this is translated from the coding sequence atgtttaataatcttTTCGGTAAAGCGCCGTCACTCAAGGAGCAACAACGTGAAAATGATAAAAGTTTAAGAAAAGCTTCTCGTGACATTGAACGGGAACGAAGAAAACTGGAGGAGGAGGAAAAGAAACttcaaatggaaattaaaaagAATGCAGCTCAAGGAAATAATGACGTTTGTCGTATACTGGCCAAACAACTAGTTGAGATACGTAAGCAGAAGGCTCGTACATTTGCTGCAAACAGCAAGATCACTTCGATTGgctatcaaaacaaaaatattggcaCCAATGTGGCTTTAAGTAATGCCATGAGCACATCGGCAAAGACCATGGctgatatgaacaaaattatgaaaccggAAAGTATTGCAGCAAATGTTAGAGACTTCCAACAGGCTAATATGAAAATGGAAATGACCGATGAAATGATCAATGATACACTTGATGATATGTTGGCTGATTCTGATGATGAAGATGAAACCAATGCTGTTGTCAATAAGGTTCTGGACGAAATTGGCATTGAAATCTCAGGACAAATGTCAAAAATACCATCGACAGCATCTGGTGACTTGGAAGATAAACGCACTGACAAAGATATAGCTGCTCAATTGGCTAAATTGCGTTCCACGTAG
- the Dhrs4 gene encoding dehydrogenase/reductase SDR family member 4, translating to MLHTIKQLGNRVLLQTKSTSSPYSIAGYREFKVLSVNQKQIQLKKPTTFHILRPNHCQQRFVGDSNTLTSSNMKRLQGKVAVVTASTDGIGFSIAKRLAQDGANVVISSRKQNNVDKAVDELLKLNLHVMGLKCHVSESQDRKQLFDETIRKYGKINILVSNAATNPAVGGVLDCDEKVWDKIFDVNVKSSYLLAKEALPYLRKEKNSSIVFVSSIAGYDAFELLGAYSVSKTALIGLTKAAAKDLAPEGIRVNCLAPGIIKTKFSKTLYEDEAANEAALSKIPLNRLGLPDEMAGVVSFLVSEDASYITGETIIASGGMTGRL from the exons ATGTTGCATACTATCAAGCAGCTTGGAAATAGAGTGTTGTTACAAACAAAAAGTACATCGTCACCATATTCTATAGCCGGTTACCGTGAGTTCAAAGTTCTGTCTGTTaatcaaaaacaaatacaactgAAAAAACCAACAACTTTTCACATACTAAGGCCTAATCATTGCCAGCAAAGGTTTGTCGGTGACAGTAACACATTAACCAGCAGCAATATGAAGCGTTTACAAGGTAAAGTAGCTGTAGTTACAGCTTCTACTGATGG TATTGGATTTTCGATAGCCAAACGTTTGGCACAAGATGGTGCCAATGTAGTCATTAGCAGTCGCAAACAGAATAATGTAGATAAAGCTGTCGATGAGCTGCTTAAACTTAATTTACATGTTATGGGCTTGAAATGTCACGTTAGTGAGTCTCAAGACCGTAAACAACTTTTCGATGAGACCATACGTAAGTatggtaaaataaatattttggtttCAAATGCAGCCACTAATCCCGCTGTGGGTGGTGTTTTGGATTGTGATGAAAAGGTGTGGGACAAGATTTTCGATGTTAATGTTAAATCCTCATACTTGCTGGCCAAGGAGGCTTTACCGTATTTGCGTAAAGAAAAGAATTCCAGCATTGTATTTGTTTCATCTATAGCTGGTTATGATGCATTTGAG CTTCTAGGCGCTTATTCCGTTAGCAAAACTGCCTTAATTGGTCTTACGAAAGCAGCTGCCAAAGACTTGGCACCTGAAGGAATTCGTGTTAATTGTTTGGCTCCTGGTATcatcaaaactaaattttcaaaaacc CTTTACGAAGATGAAGCAGCAAATGAGGCTGCCTTATCTAAAATACCACTAAACCGTTTGGGTTTGCCAGACGAAATGGCTGGAGTGGTATCATTTTTAGTATCAGAAGATGCAAGTTATATCACTGGTGAAACTATCATAGCCTCAGGTGGAATGACTGGTCGTTTgtaa